In a genomic window of Thiolapillus brandeum:
- a CDS encoding thermonuclease family protein: protein MKVRGMFKAINHKRLSLFWMVAIVGIALPWILNIPAISAQSTETEICEVRSIYDGDTMTVKCDGERKKIRLYCIDAPEMKQRPWGKESKDYLRAITPKQVKVVKHGKDRYGRTIGEVWTHDGDDIQENLNLAMVYAGRAVVYPKYCRDQQYYQAQEGVKKLGSGIWEKDGDWQRPWEYRKAKRNR from the coding sequence ATGAAAGTTAGGGGTATGTTCAAAGCAATTAACCACAAAAGACTGTCGTTATTTTGGATGGTGGCGATTGTTGGAATAGCTTTACCCTGGATACTGAACATCCCCGCAATATCCGCACAATCCACAGAAACGGAAATCTGCGAAGTCAGGAGCATTTACGATGGAGACACCATGACCGTAAAATGCGACGGAGAGCGTAAGAAAATCCGCCTGTACTGCATCGATGCCCCAGAGATGAAACAGCGACCCTGGGGAAAGGAATCCAAGGATTATCTCAGAGCCATCACACCCAAACAGGTTAAAGTGGTAAAGCATGGCAAAGACCGCTACGGGCGGACGATTGGGGAAGTCTGGACGCATGACGGTGATGATATTCAGGAAAATCTGAACCTGGCGATGGTGTATGCTGGAAGGGCGGTTGTGTATCCCAAGTATTGCAGGGATCAGCAGTATTACCAGGCACAGGAAGGCGTTAAGAAACTGGGCTCAGGAATATGGGAAAAGGACGGGGATTGGCAGAGGCCTTGGGAGTACAGAAAGGCAAAGCGGAATAGATAG